AGGAAACAGCTGTATGTGGCCAGCTCCTGAGCGTGGCATTTGGTCTGGAAGGGCGGGCTGGACCTGCTAACCCGACCTAGtacagaggagaaagaaaactCTGAGGTAGATAACTGGTCTGACTGACCACCAGGTCGAATCACAGGCTTACACTGCTTTAATCCACTATCATCAATAAAATAATCTGACGTATTTCTTTTAGTGCTATGTCATATCAGATTGCTACTGTCCTTTcatagtttcttttcttttctttttaacttaatctttactgtaatgttgcatttttccatttttctctaAGTATGAAATTCATCTGTGGCACTTGTTGGATCCAGGCCTTCCTtcttgcttgtgtgtgtccGTACTGTACTAATACCTATGAAAACTGAATGTACAAAAAAGGCACACTGTCCAAACTGCAATCTAGTTTGCAGAGTCACTTATGTCCTGGTTAAAGAGACAAATTATACTACTTCCTCAGTGTACTAGCTCGCAATCTTTGGTGAAGTCAACTACAAGTGCcacgtttgtttgtttcctatCAAAGAGCGAGGTGCTATAAAATACACATATTCATCTCATTTTACCCCCCCACTCACTGAACTTTTGCCTAAGTTCTATTACAAGGCTTTGCTGAGTTTTTTGCACAATCATAAGTCTATGTTTTGCTGTTAGTTTTTCAAATAGAAAGACGCACCCCATCAAAATAACAATTAACATcacccaaaatgacaaaaaacacgACCGACAAACAAACTTCATTTGCCCCTTCTCATTCCCCCACCCCACCAAGTTCATTTTTGGCTATTCTACAACACCAAGTAATCAAAAAGGCAAGATTCAAAAGCTGACCTTTCATCAGAATTTCTAACACATCCCAACATCCAGAAACATGTGAGGTCGTCTtactaaataaatattacatccAATAAAATCATCAGATGTGGTTTCATTCAAGACATTTTCTCTAAGATTTCTTCTACTTTTCTATCTGTTTTGGGAGGGGAAAAGCAATAACAcagatttcattaaaaaaaactcctACATAGCTAATTTCTAAGGCAATAGCTCAACATGTTTTGCTTACTGCCGCTTTCTGTGGTGGTCTGTACAGTTACTGTATCAAAACTATGAAGGCAAATTTTAATCAGATAGAGAGatcattttacaagaaaacaacaCTTAACACTTCACCATAGCAACACTCACACAGCAAGCACAAAAacatcattttcaaaatgtctggctgaaaaaaaaaattggaaataTACACAAAAGACATATTTACTATCATGCATTTTGAACAACTAGTCACATGATTCTTTCTCGTATCCTGTGGCAATCCTTGGTAAAAAATAAACGTTTTCtagtatgaaaataaaactttcaaaactttttttaaatataattttaattatttgttgaaCTCAgataatctctctctctgaaaatGATACCAAAAATAGTCTCACTTAAACATTTGCAGAACCTGTGCAAAACAGTGAAGAGATTGCATTTGAAGACACGATTGTTTTAGCTGTCCAAATGTTACCTCAGCACTACTTGGTTTGTTGGTAGGAATATGGGGAATGATTGTCGGATGAGTCCAATTGTGACTGTGCACCATTCTCCTGGAAGAGAGAGTAAAATAACCCTAATTCTTTGCCACATTTTGCCAACaattgttgttttaaatgaGGATAATGTTTTACACACATCAGGCTGCTACGCTGTTAATGCACATACCTCTACAGGAACAGAtgatgtatgcatgtgtgcatactGTGGGATATATGCACCTTGCATAGCTGTGTTGGCGGCCATAAACTGCACAATGAAGGAGAGAAATAAACTCATATATTGAGCATGTTCATGATCtatacattttatcatttaatcatTTCTGACACCATGAGTTCTCTCACCGTTCCTGCACTGCCCAGAGAGAGGTGACTCATCTGCTGTGCAAGCGGGGCCATCATGGAAGTAGGCTGTAGTGACATAGATGGGTCCATAGAGGGCGATATCACTGTACCCTGGAAGAAAATTGTGAGCAGATGAGAGGAATGTATGCAACTGGGGCATACACAAAGTCACTGAAGgattattgttttgtaaaactAAAATACTCCTCAAAAACATATTGAATAAAGATGATAGAATGTCAGGAATATTATGCAGAATATCTAGGATGTAAATGTATaatcagttttgcaggtttggATTTCAGGGAAAGAGAATCTGAGTAATCTCAGACATCCAATGCCTGCAGCAGAAGGAGAATAGTCACAAGTTGAGCAAGTTGTCTAATAGCATCTTGGCTGGCCTGATGCATCTAGCAGTATTTTCTCATCTATGCTGGCTCATTTTCAAAGCAAGAAAGgactctctctcaattcaaacCCATCTGTTATAAAATATTCGGCATCTGTCATCAAATACACAGTTTTACATATCCTCTCCAAAGCAGTCGTTTTTACATCCCTATACAAACACTTTAGTGCTGTAAATCCTCAAGGATCAGTGTCACCTTATGTGTAACTACTACTCTCCCatattgtgtctgtctgtttacagaaaaatgtttcaattcTGTTACAACCACAGAGGGAAATGTTTTGATggaatagaaaaaaagagaaaagggagagagacttGTGATGAAGACAGTGAAGATGAGAAGATGAAGAGATTTTGTTCTTACCGGGTGCTGCATGATGTAGGGCTGATGAGACACCCAGGATGGGTTCTGCACCTGGAacatcacacaaacatactctGTAAACACACTGGCACTGAACTGCTGCTATTTCCAGAGATCACATGCTACTGCGATTGACACAGCAACAAGCATGAAAGGCCACAGTGCCCTTTGTCACATATTTAACCCAGACCTCTGAAAGCCCAAAGCTTCCTGCTTTATAACCATAAATACTGAGTTACTACATGTAGAACTGATGAATGAAATGTTGTGTCTTTGTTGTATTACAGTATCAAAGCTACATATTCATCATTGAAGAGAAGGATTCAAACCTGGTATGCTGAAACCGGAGACATGTAAGGAGACATGGACGTCTGAGCGATCATCCTGTTCGAAATGCTGTATGCTCCTGGGAAAAATCTGTGGACAAagtgtattttaataaaataacgAGATAAGTTAAGtacaatgaaatatatatatgttgacCACGACAGTGCGATCAGATCTGTTGTTGTAGCTTACCCATTTTGCATAGCAGCTGCACTGGGGTCATATGTGAGTGTCATTCCAGCCTGGGGGAAAAAGAAGGCACAGGTTTGGCAACTAAACTGAAGCATGCAACACCAACACTCAACTAACACAACATCATACAACAATCTAATGTGTTTCTATTGTGCTCAAACCTGAAAGACTACAAAAGACTTTATAATAAGCAGCAGAGAACATAACCAGATTCCTTTAGATGAGTCTTTCATCAGGTTGTAATATTTGTTGCACTCTCTGTTGTTTATCATACAACACTTTACATGCCCCTGAAATTTGTCCTTTATTATCTATTGGTTCCCATCAGCCACTCACGCCATCCACTTACCAGTCTGGAGTCACCATCCCTTGCCCAACCCCGACCATTCTGGGCAAATTTATTGtgactttgtctctttttctgtccaCCATCAGCAAACTTGCACAGCAAAGGTTCAGGTGGTGCTAAAGCGAGAGAATAAAATAGAAGGTTTGTCTTAAACAAACACTATCACACACAGTGCTCTCTGCCATTGCTTGCTATACAGTCATTCACTCCCTGAAGCCTGGGAATGCACATTTACTAGCCAGCCTGGGAACACAGACATCTAATTTGGCAGCTGTGGAGCTGTAATCCCCTCCCCTTCCTAAAGGAGGCAAGGCCAGCAGAGACTATTTCAGTCTAATAATCCCATTAAAAAGCTTAGAGAGGGAGTGGAGGCCACACAGAgcagctccctctctctcgttTTCTTTGTGCTCTGCCACTTAGGGCTGAGTGTATATGAGCGCTTTACCAGCAGACCCACTGACTCCTGTTGGAAGCATGAATCAGTTGGCTGACCACTTCAACCTGCCTGTTCAACACCGCCCATTAATATAGAACATATTATAGTCATTACAAGACAAAtcctgttattttctttcacatattCTTTTCATGGCATGGCAGTTAAACTagattattttacattacatgtcTGCAGTGTGTGCCTGCGAATATAAgataattatacagtatgtcttacCTGGAACACCTGCAGGTGTCTTAATAAACTTCCCATTGAAGTGAGAAATGACTGCATCACATTTTTCAGTTGACTCCATCCTGAAATTAtaaaagacacacagagcaTAACTACATCAGTGATAACTGCAGTAACAAGGGTGAGCAGGTTCTTTCTGCCTAAACTGCTTGAAATGCTTTCTTTCTAGGTGGTTGGAAACGGTGGTTCAATATAAAAGAGTGCAAGCCCAAAGTGTACATACGTTATGGAATCAACTTGTATAGTTGTCACCATTTGGGCCACAGAGACCTATTAgtgtacacccacacacacaaacattcctATGATGcattgtgatatttttgtttgtgctctTAACAGGACTCTGGCCTTGCCTGTCAGGTATTTCAGTCAAATGTCAGGTTATGCGAGTACAACTGGTGGAAGCCAGCATTACCACTTTAATTAAATCATCCAGTCATTGTGAAACATTGGAGTTTCATTTGTCCATACACAAACTGTCCATTCGGCTTTGTTATTGACAACATAGCTATGTGTTTTAAGTATTAATTTTGGAAATGAAACACATTCTGCATGGACCGGCATGAGGATTTTTATGATGAGAAATTATCAAAACCCAGTgtgttttaaatctttttttaacaatttgaaAGGTcttgtaacatttttaaacattattgTTTGCCTGGATCACAATCCTTTGGTATTGTTAGCACTATTGTatctcaaaataaatacatttcctatAGACTTTGTTACCTAATGTTGTAAAGAGGATATTGCCACTTTTCTCCCTTCCCCCGCGCCTGGCATCACTTCTATTTCCCTGGTCGAACAGTGGTCTATTCCTGTTTACTGCTGTAAAGGGGTCTCTTTTGACCATCATCTCAGTTGGATATAATTGATTTAGTTTAATCATATCAATGTGTCATATTTGACATCGATTGAGCAATGTTAAAACGTTATATGTACTACCAGTAAAAAAAACGGTCTCTTAATATTGTTTCAGGACCATGAGTCATTGGCAATAAATGACGCAGGGATCTGACCTTGCAAAGCCCACTCCTCTGCTGCTTCCACAGGAGTCCCTCAAGATGCGTGTGGATATGACCTGGCCAAAGTGCTTTAACATGTTCTCCAGTTCTTGCTCATCCATAGACAAAGGCAAGTTGGAGATGTACAAGTTTGTCGGGTCTTGTTCTTGTTGCTGTATggtaaaagaaagagaaagaggaagccAGAGGTAATATGAAATGCTTGAAAcacacctggaaaacacaaaaacattcctTTGTAGTATCACATTCACAGTGGCTTTAGTAACATGTAAAgtagaaggaggaagagaggaaggaaggagaagtTTCCTTGCAATTCCATATAATTCATCTCTGGAAATGGCTAAACATTTAATAGACTTCTAATACGGACCTCAGTAATGGGGTTATCATGCttatctcttcttcttcctgtctgtctctgttggaGGTTTTAGGTAGTAAAGGGTCACTATGAGCAGTGATAAATAGAGATTTGCATGTAGCCCATGATGTGGCTTAAGGCTCACATCAGCTGATTTCTTGCTGTATTTTAATAGAATCAGCAGAAACATAAGACACTGCTACGAGTCCCTGAGGAAAGGCCTCTCACCATTAATATTCATCAGCATTGTGTTGTTCAGAGTCAGCTACTGGGACAGGTTGGATTACTAAAAGTAatacaatgacagaaaaatcaACATCATTTAAGAATTAGAGGATAATGAATGAGCCACAGCCTGCGCTGCAACAAAACCCAGGGAAGGTTTTTAGGAAGGCAattgataaattattaataacagGAAGCTGTTGTTATACATTACTTGATCATTACTTTATGCAAGATGAATTTTGATCTAGTCTTTATTGTCACATAGTTTCTATTTCAGAAGAAATCATGCTACATGACTTGTTCAAAGAGGGTTTGAGGGTGAGGTGAATGACCCCATGTTTTATTGATGCAGTAGGACTACCATAACAGCTCCTCTGTTTTAATACTGACTCTATTATCACTTGACAGaaatttgaaagaaagaaaaccaacTGTATGTCAGAGAAATGTAGGGACAGAAATATGGCAGTGAGGTAAGAAAACTATTAGTGCTTTGAATGGGTCACCACCCATCAGTCAGTCATTAACTGTGACTGATGCACACTTGTGAATGAAAAGCTGATGAAGAGAGGTGTGGCTGGTGGAGGGGTGTTACTCTTTGCCTTGCTACAGAGACACGGAGTATAAGATTCTGTAAAAATGATGTGATCTACTGCCATCTGACTAAAGGATTCAAACTGGGAATAGGATGGGTGAATGTAAAATCCAATTCCTAAGATTTATATAACATGTATATACTTTTAAGCTTTACTTATCCAGGGTATATTAGGTTAGCATTTATGCTTGGTAGGTGCTCAGTTCAGCCTCAGTCTTATCTGTTGACCACTAAGCAGCTCCACTGGGACATTAAGTATCTTCCTCAAGGGCACTACGAATGGTGGTAATGAGGGATGGGCATGTGCTGCTCTTTCACTTCCCCCACCCAGATTTAGCCTGCTGATCCAGGGATTGGACTGGGACTTTCCGgtatataaaacaatataaaaaatgcTGTTCCTCCATACATTTCATCCACACAGCTTGATAAAACTATCTCAAATAATTGCACGATATACAATTTTGCCTATATTAATAACTTCTTATACAAATGTGCAATCCCTTGTATGTATACAGAGAAAGGGGAGCATACATAATCAAGTATCACAAGACATTCATtgaaataacatacagtaaaaagaaGGGAAACTCTTATCTGGCCACTTCCCACCACCTGTCtttgaaataataatgaaagaAAGCCCATTGAAGGGTGCCTGGGCAgataaaaaacaggaaaagggaCCTTTGTCAGAGAGTCCATTAAGCCCAAGCAAGCTTCAGCAATAGTGAGAATAAAGCTGGAGTGAAAGGCTCACACTTTATAATGGCATTTACGTTCCACAATACAAAGATTAAACTTTGGCATTCCCCTCAAAGctgctttattttaattaaaaaagtaaaatgggtGCACAGAGGCATGTCAAGAAGCTCCACAGATCCCCAGACAGGGAAATGAGGCCAGGGGTTCTTGTTCAGTGCTGTATGGGAACACATTTTCCCTGACTGTTACCATAACAACACGCAATTATTTACTTCCTTTTCTAATGTCTGAGTGTAGATGCCTAAAGTAATACAGTCCTACTATTATATTGTGAACAAATAAAGTTGGATTTTTAGTGTATTGAAACACTGAATGACTGTCTGTCCACACAACACTGGGCACCATCAAAGCAATAGTTcgaactatttatttatcttgaCAATCTACTATAATTTCAACTTGTCCAGTGaagtgtttatttgtatttcccACAATGTTTTCCAATGTTTTAAAGGTTTAAGTAAAATAATCTTTCAGGGAGATACTAAATGTATGTGTAATGATGCTTTGGAGGGGACAGAAATACTAGCCTCCGCTCCTGGACACGCTTACTGTAGAAGCATGTCTACATGGTGGCTCATTTCTCTGGTAAATCAGCCCGCTGTCAGCAACACCAATCTCTACACCCTATAGTCTAACTGTTGGTGCCACTAACATGTGAAACCCTTCCAAAGCCTGGCTGGGAGCTGTCAGCTGACAGAATACCTTTGGGAACGATCAATGATGTATATAGATGCAACACTtgcagggaaacacacacatatacattataAACCATAAATGAACACATGAGAACATTTGCTGATGATGCACATGTAAGCACTGGGGACAGATTTACAAAGAAAGTGGTGCAGCATAAATGTGCACTGTATTAACACTGTATTAACTATACTATTAATGCAACGGGAGTCAAACAGACTttatagaaaatgaaaaagaaatggaatgAGATGATATGAGATGAGAGAATaagacaaatgagaaagaaggGGCACCAGCTCAGAGTGCAGCAGCTGGAGGGCGGAGATGCTGTTGATACAGCAAATGTATCACTAGTATACTACAGTTAAATGCAGTCAAGAAAGAAGTAGTAATAGTagaaagaaataatttaatatcGTGATCTCAAAGTTCTTTAAACCTCAGGTTCAAATTCAAGTTTAATGAACACAAACTGTAACAGCccgttgtttgtttttttgtggccCTATTATTTGTGCAGACCTCAATGAAATGCATGTGCAATAGGGACAGAGCTGCACATTGCAAACACAAGCAAACTGAGACTTGCAAACTGCAAGAACCTGGTGCACATGGTGTCACAACAAAGATTAAGTTTAAGTTGCATGAACAGCCAGATGGTGGAGAAACAGTGTTACTGGGTGACTTGTATGAATGTGCTATCAGAATTAGACTGTAATGAATTCCAACCTTTGCCATCTGAGCTTGGACACCAGTGGTCTTCAGGGCAGCCACAGCTTTCTGAGCTGCAGCGGGGCTGTCAAAGTCCACAAAGCCATATCCTGAGGAGACAAGCAGCACAGTTAGGACAATATTCTTTAGCCAGCACAAATAATGGCTGAGCTTCCGTGTTGTGTGGACTGACCTATGCCTCTCTGTTATGGATGTGATGGGCTGTGTGTTCATTAGTGGGTATAACATGTTACTATAACAAAACTTTACATACGTACAGTGTGTTACTATGTGATTTTACAGTACTTATTTACTTCTGCATTATATAGGTCTATCtaactgtgtgtatttatgtgtacttttgtgtgtgcgtgtggaaGTAGAGGTAGAAGCGTGCTGAGGATGCAGATACCAGTGTGACATTCATGGCTCAGGTCAGCTCTCTGTCCTGGGGGGTACAAACAGGGTGAACCTATAGTACCTAACCTCTACTGCAGCTGCTATATTTAACCTATTCAAGCTAAATTATGGTGAATATGTCAGGGCTCTTTCATCTGAAAAATGGGTCACATTGGTACTAAAAGTTTAATGTGAATCCTTGTCTTATTTATTACTACAAGTTCTTGATAATTCTGaaatgagttaaaaaaaacaatggctttaaaaaatgtttctgaaattgAAGGTCACACAAGGTTCTTGCTAAAGCCATCTCTGGCTTCTATCTAAAATTCAGTCAGAGCTTTAACGGTGTCACCTTTCACTGAGAGCCTTTGATTAACTGGCATCTGTATAATCCAGAGGAGAGTGACAAAGCATTCTCTTAATCCCATCAGCACTGGAGAGAATCAGTAAGTCCCTCTTTAGTCAGACGGGCAGTCTACTAGAACTGGACCAAGACCAACACTGTCACTcaacagaaagaggaggagtcGGCCACTTCTTCCCAGAAACCACCCACAGCAGTGACACACCAACAGACAAGGGCTGAGGCTTAAAATAACATGAGCTTGGAGGCAGCTTTAAGCAGCCTGGCTGCCTGTTTCCTGACTTGCCCGGATCATCTGACATCATCTGCTGAATGACATGATGTTTTGAGAGAATTCACACAATGGACGTCTACCAATTTTGTGGTAGTGTAGAAGTGATATTCTCTCTTACAGTGAGGTGTTAAAAATCCTGCAGGGCAGTTCATGAGATTTCTTGATACATACTTAATTagaggagataaaaaaaaaagggcggTGTTGGAAAGGGGAAAAACAACTTCACACAcctttacatttgtttgtagtCTTGTCCATGATGGCCTTTGTTGATACAATTTTGCCATACCTAGGGGAGGAGCAGAAAGGGGAGGCATTGTTAGCTGGATTACGTACCAGACAGAGACAGTtataaaacacagagagggagggttGAGCAACAATCTATGACATCATCGTAAAGATatgagaaacaggaagtggtttcCATGGAGGCTTGAAAATCCCCACCATGTGGGTGTAAAGCTAAACAGTCCCTTTTTCTTTAGCCAAACTAAACCACCGTATCAAACTTTATACAGTCACTAAAGTCTCTCTTAGGAGAAGTCGGGTCACTTGGGATTATCAAAGAATCCTATTTGTTTATATGGGGAGTCATCTATGTGTAAGATTCGGACAtataattactgttttaattttatatttaggAACACTGATGAACTTTATACACCTTACAATCTTTTCATGGCACAGTGTTGTCACagaatacaactttttttcacttGTGCTTGTACGTATGTGCAAACCACTGTCTCAAAAAAAACACGGAGATTGTGACATTCAAAAGTCTGGTCTGGTTCATGTCGTTGCCATGGTTTCAACAAAAAAGTCATGGTATGCATGTAGACCACAGGAAAGTACTGAGAGTACCATGTTGTTACACtgtaatttcttaaaaaatgCTTTGATGTGGGAGCTGTAAAAAAACTGACAGTATTGAGGTGAACAGGTAAAAAACTCCttgctttgtttttacacaaaaagaGTCTCAATAGCTCATTTTAATTCTTTAACTATGTAGTTTCTAGTGCATATTTtaaaactgttgttttattcttaaaaaaTCAAATATGTTTCACTACctcatttttactttatttttatttaatctttatttaatcaggcagtctcattgagattaacATCACTTTTCCAAGAGAGACCAAGAATATTCAAAAgaatacaaacaacaaacagaatcaacacaataaacaaggtAATTAATTTAAACAGTTACAAGTTACATTGAAAAGTTCAGTAAGACTGTAGTTTgagggcagtttgcagttcattccatttaacAGGTGCATAGTACCTGAAACCAGTTCTGCCAACATTAGTGCGTACATGGGGGATATCTAAAGTTAGGTAGTTACTGGATCATGTACTGTGGCTACTaaatttaaatgagagaagagatgtgaggtagtttggaagcttcagcagtagagctttatagatgaataacaatgtaataatgAGATGGCTATTTCTTCTTGACTTTAAGGAACTCCATGCAACTGTGTGATACAGAGAACAATGATGAGTACGAAATCTGTCATTTGTAATAAGCGTAAAGCACTGTGATACACAGGATTTAACTGCTGAAGTGTTGATGGGGCAGCATGGCAATAAAGTATATCTCCATAGTGAAGGACAGACATGAAGGTTGACAATAGTCATCAAACTAACAGAGGTATAGAAAAAACTTGTCAATGGGATAACAAGACTAAATCCTGGGACAGCTGTTTAAAGAAGGCTACCTCTGAAATCCTCCACACAACTCGTTGGCTTGTGGTTGGTATTTTCCACATGGTCAACTACAGTGGACACATTCAGTCCATAGGCATCATGTTAAAAATGACCTATATAATCTACAGTGACAGTGATATAAGCCAGTTGTACTCTGCAGTCAACCAGGAGCATTCTTTAGCCAGGGATTTGGCTAAATGCTAAACTGGGTGAAAGAGCATGAATTTATGACCTTTCCTTCATCTGAACTCTAATCTCAAATCATGTGTGGCTACAGCACGTTTGCTCTGACACTACCATGAAAATGTAGTGcatttacatgtacatgtagTTACTTAACACACTTTAGGGTTATTCAGTGTGACCCTTCGAGACATTTTGAatgcacaacaacaacaaaaaaaaggaagtcATGTTTGTCTACAGATTAACATAGGAAGTGATAAAACAGCACATCCTATACTTTAGGTCACATTTGTAGTGTGAGGTACTTCTGTACattaaaacaagttaaaaaaatattgcatttaaGTTGCAATTGCATCTGAGTGAGCTTGAAAACTCTTAAACCAAAAGATCTCGCACTTAAATcctcaataaaataaacatgtatgtCACTGCTGAGGCCAATTTCAATACgtaatatatttctaaaaagccAAAGAATGAATTGGCAGCATTGTGCTGGAAAGTCGGTATCACATTGTGAAGATGGGGcctcagaaaaaaagcaaataaaatctATGAGGCATCGGGGTGGTCTCTCTGCATGGCAAATATAAAGCATTCAATGCACAAAGAGAGCTGTGCTGACAGTATCTCTCTTTTATCCACACACATGATAAATGAAATCTTTGCTGCTGTGCCCCACATGCTGTCAAGTAGCTCACCATTCACACTCTGTCCTTGTGTGGTCTTCAAGATCATTTTTCATGTCATATTCAAATGAAGCCTGCAATACTGCCGCATTTGTTATAACCTCAAATATATACATAAGAATCCATAGGTGTCTCACCACACTCTCTGCATGGCCCAAAACTACTCTATTTGTTATAAAAAGCTGATTAAATCTTAAATCCTTTCTTGGAAGATATTTAAACAGACCTGTAGGGCTCAGTTTGTCATTCAAAGTCATCTCATtagaaaggaagaaaatgtactataacaataaattacaacaaagacaaaacaatataaactttCTGATCTTTCAATACAATAAGAGTGCATTTGTACTTGTAAATGGCATATTTACATCTTACTTTTTCACaccttatttgtattttaacaattttatgtCAAAAAGTGACTGCCACTGCAAATCTAAACTATACACTAAAACTACGTAGACCAAAAAATCAATAGCTGATCAATAGCTGATAATGATGAGAGGAAGTGTGGTACTCACGGCTGGCAGAGCTTGACCAGGTCATGGTCTGTGCTTGAAGGAGAGAGGCCTCGGATGTAGAGGT
This Siniperca chuatsi isolate FFG_IHB_CAS linkage group LG12, ASM2008510v1, whole genome shotgun sequence DNA region includes the following protein-coding sequences:
- the LOC122885422 gene encoding RNA-binding motif, single-stranded-interacting protein 1 isoform X2; its protein translation is MIFANTGNPLRTPHRKQQPVATPSHPMAPPSPSTNSSTNNSSSSSCAGWDQLSKTNLYIRGLSPSSTDHDLVKLCQPYGKIVSTKAIMDKTTNKCKGQRADLSHECHTGYGFVDFDSPAAAQKAVAALKTTGVQAQMAKQQEQDPTNLYISNLPLSMDEQELENMLKHFGQVISTRILRDSCGSSRGVGFARMESTEKCDAVISHFNGKFIKTPAGVPAPPEPLLCKFADGGQKKRQSHNKFAQNGRGWARDGDSRLAGMTLTYDPSAAAMQNGFFPGAYSISNRMIAQTSMSPYMSPVSAYQVQNPSWVSHQPYIMQHPGTVISPSMDPSMSLQPTSMMAPLAQQMSHLSLGSAGTFMAANTAMQGAYIPQYAHMHTSSVPVENGAQSQLDSSDNHSPYSYQQTK
- the LOC122885422 gene encoding RNA-binding motif, single-stranded-interacting protein 1 isoform X1, which encodes MIFANTGNPLRTPHRKQQPVATPSHPMAPPSPSTNSSTNNSSSSSCAGWDQLSKTNLYIRGLSPSSTDHDLVKLCQPYGKIVSTKAIMDKTTNKCKGQRADLSHECHTGYGFVDFDSPAAAQKAVAALKTTGVQAQMAKQQEQDPTNLYISNLPLSMDEQELENMLKHFGQVISTRILRDSCGSSRGVGFARMESTEKCDAVISHFNGKFIKTPAGVPAPPEPLLCKFADGGQKKRQSHNKFAQNGRGWARDGDSRLAGMTLTYDPSAAAMQNGFFPGAYSISNRMIAQTSMSPYMSPVSAYQVQNPSWVSHQPYIMQHPGTVISPSMDPSMSLQPTSMMAPLAQQMSHLSLGSAGTFMAANTAMQGAYIPQYAHMHTSSVPVEENGAQSQLDSSDNHSPYSYQQTK
- the LOC122885422 gene encoding RNA-binding motif, single-stranded-interacting protein 1 isoform X3, with amino-acid sequence MIFANTGNPLRTPHRKQQPVATPSHPMAPPSPSTNSSTNNSSSSSCAGWDQLSKTNLYIRGLSPSSTDHDLVKLCQPYGKIVSTKAIMDKTTNKCKGYGFVDFDSPAAAQKAVAALKTTGVQAQMAKQQEQDPTNLYISNLPLSMDEQELENMLKHFGQVISTRILRDSCGSSRGVGFARMESTEKCDAVISHFNGKFIKTPAGVPAPPEPLLCKFADGGQKKRQSHNKFAQNGRGWARDGDSRLAGMTLTYDPSAAAMQNGFFPGAYSISNRMIAQTSMSPYMSPVSAYQVQNPSWVSHQPYIMQHPGTVISPSMDPSMSLQPTSMMAPLAQQMSHLSLGSAGTFMAANTAMQGAYIPQYAHMHTSSVPVEENGAQSQLDSSDNHSPYSYQQTK